The Ammospiza nelsoni isolate bAmmNel1 chromosome 10, bAmmNel1.pri, whole genome shotgun sequence genome includes a region encoding these proteins:
- the KCNJ13 gene encoding inward rectifier potassium channel 13, which translates to MTTDTPESNNTRSSAPLLTQRHLRLVTKDGHSTFHMAGTKGRGVSYLRDVWGILMDMRWRWMVLVFSASFVLHWLLFAVLWYLLAEMNGDLELDHDAPPANHTICVKHVTSFTAAFSFSLETQLTIGYGTMFPSGDCPSAVALLAFQMVLGLMLEALLTGAFVAKIARPKNRALSIRFSRSAVVTYNEGRPQLMFQVANIRSRPLINVQISAILYQEQESGQLHQTTIDFHLDSITTHEYPFFIFPLTYYHTITASSPLAVLLWREVPPHFELVVFLSAVQEGTGEPCQKRTSYLPSEILVYHRFASLLARNAKGEYQTKMENFDKTIPEHPAAPDSKSPKRTDKEIRINGQPIDSF; encoded by the exons ATGACGACAGACACGCCAGAGAGCAATAACACCAGGTCCAGCGCTCCCCTCCTGACTCAGAGGCACCTGAGGCTGGTGACCAAGGATGGGCACAGCACGTTCCACATGGCCGGGACCAAAGGCAGAGGTGTGTCGTACCTCCGAGACGTGTGGGGGATACTCATGGACATGCGCTGGAGATGGATGGTGCTCGTCTTCTCCGCTTCCTTTGTCCTTCACTGGCTGCTCTTTGCAGTGCTCTGGTATCTGCTGGCTGAGATGAATGGGGACCTGGAGCTGGACCACGATGCTCCACCTGCCAACCACACTATATGTGTCAAGCACGTCACCAGTTTTACAGCTGCCTTCTCCTTCTCACTGGAGACACAACTCACCATTGGCTACGGCACCATGTTCCCAAGTGGGGACTGTCCCAGTGCTGTTGCACTGCTGGCATTCCAGATGGTCCTGGGGCTCATGCTAGAAGCCCTCCTCACAG GTGCTTTCGTGGCCAAGATTGCACGCCCAAAGAACCGGGCACTCTCCATCCGCTTCTCTCGCTCTGCCGTGGTCACATACAATGAGGGGAGGCCTCAGCTCATGTTCCAGGTGGCCAACATTCGCTCCAGGCCCCTGATCAACGTCCAGATCTCTGCTATACTTTACCAAGAACAAGAGAGTGGCCAGCTGCACCAAACTACCATTGACTTTCACCTGGACAGCATCACTACACACGAGtatccatttttcattttccctctgaCCTACTACCACACCATCACTGCATCCAGCCCACTGGCTGTTCTCCTTTGGAGAGAAGTTCCTCCCCACTTTGAGCTGGTTGTTTTCCTGtcagctgtgcaggagggaaCAGGAGAACCGTGCCAGAAGAGAACATCCTACCTCCCGTCAGAGATCCTGGTGTACCACCGCTTCGCCTCCCTGCTAGCCCGCAATGCCAAAGGCGAATACCAGACCAAGATGGAGAATTTTGACAAGACTATTCCTGAGCACCCAGCTGCACCTGACTCAAAGAGTCCAAAAAGGACTGACAAGGAGATCCGCATCAATGGACAGCCTATCGACAGCTTCTAA